The window CCTTCACGATGAAAGAACTGCCCGAATCGAAGTGGCAAAAACGGATATTCAATTATTATTCGAGCTTAGATCGTGGATTTTGGATAGATTCAAGAGACTGGGTTTTGACTATATAACGGTTGATCTCGAAGGATACCGCCAGGGAAGCATGAATCTCCCTCTCCCCACAGAGGAGAAAAAATGTGTTTGAGCGCTGCTTAAAAGATCTTTTAAAAGATGTTCGGAATGGGAAGATAGATATCGATACCGCCCTAGAGAGACTCAAGGATTTACCCTTCTCCGAACTTGGATTTGCCAAGGTTGACCTCCATCGACTCTTGAGGAAGGGTTTCCCCGAAGTTATCCTCTGCCAAGGGAAAACGATCTCTCAGATCAAAGAAATATCCACCGCTTTACTGAAGACGGGACAGGATCTTCTGGCCACCAGAGCCGATGAAGCAGCTCATCAAGCCATCAAGGAAGTTACCACCAAAGCCATATATCACAAGGAAGCCAGAGTTGTGGTTGTAAAGCAGAAAGAAAAAAGACTCGTGGGAAAAGTCCTTGTGGTTACGGGGGGAACCGGAGATATTCCCATAGCCGAAGAGGCGGCGATCACCGCGGAGGTCATGGGGAGCGATGTGGATCGGCTCTATGATGTGGGGGCCGCCGGCATTCATCGTCTGATCTCCTTTAAGGAGAAATTAACGGAGGCCAAGGTGATCATAGCCGTGGCTGGAATGGAGGGAGCGCTTCCGAGCATCATCGCGGGATTGGTTGCCAGCCCAGTAATTGCCGTGCCCACAAGCGTGGGGTATGGAGCGAGCTTCCAGGGATTGGCGGCACTCCTTACCATGCTCAACTCCTGCGCACCCGGAGTAGCCGTGGTAAACATAGATAATGGATTCGGTGCCGGTTACCTGGCAGCTGTGATAAATCAGTCGATGGTTGAAGGAAAACCCGTCTGATTCAAAAATTCAGCGGGTATCGCCAGTGTGTACGAGATAATTTTTCAACAACCCTCAATTTATTGGGCAGAAGAGATTTTTCTACGATTTTTAGCATGGGACTTAAATCTCTATCTGTTCCAAAGCAGCCAGACTCTTTATCGGGATCGCTGCTTAGGTAAAAAACTTTTTTGGAAGCCGGCGTGACTGAAGGACCTTCGGGTATGAAAATGGCT of the Actinomycetota bacterium genome contains:
- the larB gene encoding nickel pincer cofactor biosynthesis protein LarB gives rise to the protein MFERCLKDLLKDVRNGKIDIDTALERLKDLPFSELGFAKVDLHRLLRKGFPEVILCQGKTISQIKEISTALLKTGQDLLATRADEAAHQAIKEVTTKAIYHKEARVVVVKQKEKRLVGKVLVVTGGTGDIPIAEEAAITAEVMGSDVDRLYDVGAAGIHRLISFKEKLTEAKVIIAVAGMEGALPSIIAGLVASPVIAVPTSVGYGASFQGLAALLTMLNSCAPGVAVVNIDNGFGAGYLAAVINQSMVEGKPV